One genomic segment of Streptococcus salivarius includes these proteins:
- a CDS encoding MBL fold metallo-hydrolase, protein MKIRRILNPVAQENTYILENDTACLVIDPGSDTSSILAELKAIDKPVAAILLTHTHYDHIMSVEAVRQAYNHPPVYVAEAEKDWLLNPIDNLSGLPRHDDMEDVIVNPAEYYFDFTQDYNIEDFQFKVVPTPGHSIGGVSFIFDKEETVFSGDALFKETIGRWDLPTGNHEQLLTSIKEQLFTLPNHYRVFPGHGWDTTIGHEKVFNPHFS, encoded by the coding sequence ATGAAAATAAGACGAATTTTAAATCCTGTTGCCCAGGAAAATACCTATATTTTAGAAAACGATACAGCCTGTCTAGTCATTGATCCAGGAAGTGATACTTCTAGTATCTTAGCTGAACTTAAAGCAATCGACAAACCGGTTGCTGCTATCCTTTTGACACATACACACTACGACCACATTATGAGTGTTGAGGCAGTCCGTCAGGCATACAATCATCCTCCTGTTTACGTTGCTGAAGCTGAAAAGGACTGGTTGCTGAATCCTATTGATAATTTATCTGGACTTCCACGTCATGACGATATGGAAGACGTTATTGTCAATCCAGCAGAATACTACTTCGATTTCACTCAGGACTATAACATCGAGGATTTCCAGTTTAAAGTTGTTCCAACCCCAGGACACTCTATTGGAGGTGTTTCTTTTATCTTTGATAAAGAAGAAACTGTATTTTCTGGTGATGCCCTCTTTAAAGAAACAATTGGACGCTGGGACCTTCCAACAGGGAACCACGAACAATTACTCACTAGTATTAAAGAACAACTCTTTACACTTCCTAACCACTACAGAGTTTTCCCAGGTCATGGATGGGACACCACTATTGGTCATGAAAAGGTCTTTAACCCACATTTTTCATAA
- a CDS encoding bifunctional DnaQ family exonuclease/ATP-dependent helicase, translating into MSEKNTNKYAIVDLEATSASSTASIIQVGIVIMQNGQVIDEFASDVNPHQELDDHIIHLTGITDQQLAQAPDFSEIARTIFELIEDCIFVAHNVKFDANLLAETLFMEGFELRTPRVDTVELAQVFYPTLEQYKLSHLSKVLNLDLAQAHTAIEDARATGQLLFHLMDKIASLPRQTIEMLLTFSDSLLFETELVIRDAIRGQNLGLSKEYVMLEESGIVLRRPLTYKSERKLSQDFDTNIALLDLESRPKQKEFAEAVRRELDNTDISMIQAQTGIGKTYGYLLPLLAQSDVDKVVVAVPTKLLQNQIMNQEAKALSAVFNINFHSLKGPQNYIKLDAFYQTLLRQDSNRLVNRYKMQLLVWLTETETGDLDEIRQKQRYMAYFDEIKHDGKLKADSLFAEYDFWQQSYQKAQEARVVVTNHAYLLTRMEDDHDFVRGKTLVIDEGQKMVLALEQFSRHQVNLTVLLQHIHRILDSGSQSLLQQRLLENLQFEVSHLIQEHQQFPQKQYNRQQLDRLLQTISELEGESDLMEMLSPLKTPLYSHFWLETDYYQEHRVTYLKASRQELLELSAYLPSAQKVIIVSATIDVGPDVDVADLLGLDQVRKVSLPMDTLPNQAIWIDQSMPIIGITSEEEYEVALAKRLQKLSEMDYPILVLFTSRKSMMAVSDLLDHREVRHLTQEKNGTAFNVKKRFDRGETNLLLGMGSFWEGVDFAQQDRVIEVIARLPFDNPKDPFYQKIESWFSKQGKSTFDSYSLPMTVLRFKQAIGRAQRRPEQRSAILLMDNRPLVKSYGKLFLKEVTQEVALKHAKFEEVKEDIQDFLEKES; encoded by the coding sequence ATGAGTGAAAAAAACACGAATAAATATGCCATTGTTGACTTGGAAGCAACCTCCGCTTCGTCAACGGCTAGTATTATACAGGTGGGAATTGTCATCATGCAAAATGGTCAGGTGATTGACGAATTTGCGAGTGATGTTAACCCACACCAAGAACTCGATGATCACATTATTCATTTAACAGGGATTACCGATCAGCAGTTGGCTCAAGCCCCAGATTTCTCAGAAATTGCTAGAACCATTTTTGAACTGATTGAGGACTGTATTTTTGTTGCCCATAATGTTAAATTTGACGCTAATTTGCTTGCTGAGACACTTTTCATGGAGGGCTTCGAACTAAGAACTCCTCGTGTGGATACTGTCGAATTGGCTCAAGTCTTTTATCCGACGTTAGAACAATATAAGCTATCTCATTTATCCAAGGTTCTTAATCTTGACCTAGCTCAGGCCCATACCGCTATTGAAGATGCGAGAGCGACCGGACAGCTTTTGTTTCATTTGATGGATAAGATTGCTAGCTTACCTAGACAGACCATTGAGATGCTTTTGACCTTTTCAGATAGTCTTCTTTTTGAGACTGAATTGGTTATTCGTGATGCTATAAGAGGTCAAAATTTAGGCCTTTCAAAAGAATATGTCATGCTTGAAGAATCTGGAATTGTTCTTCGTAGACCTTTGACTTATAAGTCTGAACGAAAACTGTCTCAAGATTTTGATACCAATATTGCTCTCTTAGATTTGGAGTCACGGCCTAAACAAAAAGAGTTTGCTGAGGCAGTAAGAAGGGAGCTTGATAATACTGATATTTCCATGATTCAGGCTCAGACTGGAATTGGGAAAACCTATGGCTATTTGCTTCCCTTGTTGGCGCAATCTGATGTAGATAAAGTGGTGGTGGCTGTTCCGACCAAGCTCCTTCAAAATCAGATTATGAATCAGGAAGCTAAAGCCTTGTCTGCTGTCTTTAATATTAACTTTCATAGTCTCAAAGGACCTCAGAATTATATCAAGTTAGATGCCTTCTACCAAACTTTACTTCGTCAGGATAGTAACCGTTTGGTTAATCGTTACAAAATGCAACTTTTGGTTTGGTTGACTGAAACAGAGACAGGGGATCTTGACGAAATCAGACAGAAACAGCGCTATATGGCTTATTTCGATGAGATTAAGCACGATGGTAAGTTAAAAGCTGACAGTCTTTTTGCTGAATATGATTTTTGGCAACAGTCCTACCAAAAAGCTCAGGAAGCTAGGGTAGTTGTAACCAACCATGCTTATCTGTTGACTCGTATGGAAGATGATCATGATTTTGTTCGAGGAAAGACTCTTGTGATTGATGAGGGGCAAAAGATGGTTCTGGCTTTGGAACAATTTTCACGTCATCAAGTCAATCTTACGGTCCTTTTGCAACATATTCATCGAATTCTTGATAGTGGTAGTCAAAGCTTGCTTCAACAACGCTTGCTCGAAAATCTGCAGTTTGAAGTTTCTCATCTAATCCAAGAACATCAACAATTTCCTCAGAAGCAGTATAATCGCCAGCAATTAGATCGTTTGCTACAAACCATTTCTGAACTGGAAGGTGAAAGTGATTTGATGGAGATGTTGTCTCCACTGAAGACACCGCTTTACAGCCATTTCTGGCTTGAAACAGATTATTATCAGGAACATCGTGTGACTTATTTAAAGGCGTCACGCCAAGAGCTCTTAGAGCTTTCTGCTTATCTACCAAGTGCCCAAAAAGTGATAATTGTTTCAGCAACTATTGATGTGGGACCTGATGTAGATGTGGCTGATTTGTTGGGCTTAGATCAAGTACGCAAGGTTAGCCTCCCAATGGATACTTTACCCAATCAAGCTATTTGGATTGATCAAAGCATGCCTATTATTGGTATTACTTCTGAGGAAGAGTATGAAGTTGCTCTTGCAAAGCGTCTCCAGAAGCTATCTGAAATGGACTATCCAATTTTAGTACTATTTACATCTCGAAAGAGTATGATGGCTGTTTCAGATTTATTGGATCATAGGGAAGTTCGTCACCTAACTCAAGAGAAAAATGGGACTGCTTTTAATGTCAAAAAACGTTTTGACAGAGGTGAGACCAATCTCCTTCTGGGTATGGGGTCGTTCTGGGAAGGTGTTGACTTTGCCCAACAAGATAGGGTAATTGAGGTTATTGCACGTCTGCCGTTTGACAATCCTAAGGATCCTTTCTATCAAAAGATTGAATCTTGGTTTTCTAAGCAAGGAAAGAGCACCTTTGATAGTTACAGTCTTCCCATGACGGTTTTACGTTTTAAACAAGCTATTGGACGTGCTCAAAGACGTCCAGAACAGCGCTCGGCTATTCTTCTTATGGATAATCGCCCGCTCGTTAAGAGTTATGGAAAACTATTTCTAAAAGAAGTCACACAAGAAGTGGCGCTTAAGCACGCTAAGTTCGAGGAAGTCAAAGAGGATATTCAGGATTTCTTAGAAAAAGAAAGTTAA
- a CDS encoding DUF5590 domain-containing protein, with amino-acid sequence MRKQRSPWTKKQQFIFGIIVIVVTLIASLTAILIVATKPYVDAEKKVIAIAESKADIKTVTEFDIYHGEATYYGLLGKSGQGEKLAVIVSHDSGEVDIYKQSDGISKSVAKKAAKAYGAKEISYVHLGKYGKTPIWEVKSGTQYYLVDFISGQVIKVEGL; translated from the coding sequence ATGCGTAAACAACGTTCACCCTGGACCAAAAAGCAACAGTTCATTTTTGGAATAATTGTAATCGTTGTGACCTTAATTGCCTCTTTGACTGCTATTCTTATTGTAGCGACTAAGCCTTATGTAGACGCCGAAAAGAAGGTTATTGCCATAGCAGAGAGCAAAGCAGATATTAAGACTGTTACTGAATTTGATATCTACCATGGTGAGGCTACCTATTACGGGCTTCTTGGAAAGTCTGGTCAAGGTGAGAAACTGGCTGTTATCGTGAGTCATGATTCAGGTGAGGTTGATATCTACAAGCAATCTGATGGTATAAGTAAGTCAGTGGCTAAGAAAGCTGCTAAAGCCTATGGTGCTAAGGAGATATCCTATGTCCACCTAGGAAAATATGGCAAAACTCCTATTTGGGAAGTGAAGTCAGGAACCCAGTATTATCTGGTTGATTTTATCTCAGGTCAGGTTATTAAAGTGGAAGGACTATAA
- a CDS encoding pyridoxal phosphate-dependent aminotransferase: MTKLSNRVLQMEESVTLAASARAKALKAQGRDILSLTLGEPDFVTPKNIQDAAIASIANGKASFYTVASGLPELKDAISTYMENFYGYAVKPNEVVVGTGAKFILYAFFATVINPGDEVIIPTPCWVSYVDQVKMVEGVPVTFQTTEANQFKATVEQLEAARTEKTKVVLLNSPSNPTGMIYSKEELQAIGDWAVEHDILILADDIYGRLVYNGNTFTPISSLSDAIRKQTIVINGVSKTYAMTGWRVGFAVGDPEIISGMAKIISQTTSNLTAVSQYAAIEALTGDQSSIEEMRQAFEERLNTIYPLLAEVPGFEVIKPQGAFYLFPNVKKAMEIKGYTNVNDFTNAILEEAEVALVTGAGFGAPENIRLSYATDLDTLKEAVRRIKAFMEK, encoded by the coding sequence ATGACAAAATTATCAAATCGTGTATTACAAATGGAAGAAAGTGTTACTTTAGCTGCCAGTGCGCGTGCTAAAGCTCTTAAAGCTCAAGGGCGTGATATCTTGAGTTTGACACTTGGTGAACCAGATTTTGTGACACCTAAGAACATTCAAGATGCTGCCATTGCCTCTATTGCAAATGGTAAAGCAAGTTTTTATACCGTGGCTTCTGGACTTCCAGAACTTAAGGATGCGATTAGCACTTACATGGAAAATTTCTATGGTTATGCTGTAAAACCAAATGAGGTTGTTGTCGGCACTGGTGCGAAGTTTATCTTATATGCTTTCTTTGCTACGGTCATCAATCCTGGTGATGAAGTCATTATTCCAACACCTTGCTGGGTTTCTTACGTAGACCAAGTTAAAATGGTTGAAGGTGTTCCGGTCACTTTCCAAACGACTGAAGCTAATCAATTTAAAGCAACGGTTGAACAACTTGAAGCGGCTCGTACTGAAAAAACTAAAGTTGTCTTGCTTAATTCTCCATCAAATCCAACAGGAATGATTTATAGTAAGGAAGAATTGCAAGCAATTGGTGACTGGGCGGTTGAGCACGATATCTTGATTTTAGCAGATGATATCTATGGCCGTTTGGTCTATAATGGCAACACCTTTACTCCAATTTCTAGTCTTTCAGATGCCATTCGTAAGCAAACAATTGTGATTAATGGTGTTTCAAAGACTTATGCTATGACAGGTTGGCGTGTTGGTTTTGCTGTCGGAGATCCAGAAATTATTTCAGGTATGGCTAAGATTATCAGTCAAACGACATCAAATCTTACAGCAGTTTCTCAATATGCTGCGATTGAAGCCTTAACAGGTGATCAGTCTTCGATCGAAGAAATGCGTCAAGCTTTTGAGGAACGTTTGAATACGATTTATCCACTCCTAGCTGAAGTGCCTGGCTTTGAAGTCATCAAACCTCAAGGTGCCTTTTACCTCTTCCCTAATGTTAAAAAAGCGATGGAAATCAAAGGCTACACAAATGTTAATGATTTTACAAATGCTATCCTTGAAGAGGCTGAAGTCGCTTTGGTAACAGGTGCAGGATTCGGCGCACCTGAAAATATTCGTCTTAGCTATGCAACAGACTTGGATACTTTGAAAGAAGCAGTCCGCCGAATCAAAGCCTTTATGGAAAAATAG
- the asnS gene encoding asparagine--tRNA ligase produces the protein MSKQLVSIIDVPKHVGEEITIGAWVANKSGKGKLAFLQLRDGTAFFQAVAFKPNFIEKYGEEEGTEKFDTVKRLSQETSVYVTGVVKEDERSKFGYELDVTAVEVIGESHDYPITPKEHGTDFLMDNRHLWLRSRKQMAVQQIRNAIIYATYEFFDKNGFIKFDSPILSGNAAEDSTELFETDYFGTPAYLSQSGQLYLEAGAMALGRVFDFGPVFRAEKSKTRRHLTEFWMMDAEYSFLSHDESLDLQEAYVKALIQGVIDRAPQALEILERDVDLLKKYIAEPFKRVSYDEAIDLLQAHENDEDTDYEHLEHGDDFGSPHETWISNYFGVPTFVVNYPASFKAFYMKPVPGNPERVLCADLLAPEGYGEIIGGSMREDDYDALVAKMDELGMDRSEYEFYLDLRKYGSVPHGGFGIGIERMVTFVAGTKHIREAIPFPRMLHRIKP, from the coding sequence ATGTCTAAACAATTAGTTTCAATTATTGATGTGCCTAAACACGTGGGCGAAGAAATCACTATCGGTGCATGGGTAGCTAACAAATCAGGTAAAGGGAAATTGGCCTTTCTTCAATTGCGTGATGGAACTGCCTTCTTCCAAGCGGTAGCTTTCAAACCTAACTTCATCGAAAAATACGGTGAAGAAGAAGGTACTGAAAAATTTGATACTGTTAAACGTCTTAGCCAAGAAACATCAGTTTATGTGACTGGTGTGGTCAAAGAAGATGAACGTTCAAAATTTGGTTACGAGTTGGATGTGACAGCAGTAGAAGTCATCGGTGAGTCACATGATTACCCAATCACACCAAAAGAACACGGAACTGACTTCTTGATGGATAATCGTCACCTTTGGTTGCGTTCACGTAAACAAATGGCTGTCCAACAAATTCGTAATGCGATTATTTACGCAACTTACGAATTCTTTGATAAAAATGGTTTCATCAAATTTGATAGTCCAATTTTGTCAGGAAATGCAGCTGAAGATTCAACAGAATTGTTTGAAACGGATTACTTTGGTACACCTGCTTACCTAAGCCAATCTGGTCAGCTTTACCTTGAAGCTGGTGCCATGGCTCTTGGTCGTGTCTTTGACTTCGGTCCTGTTTTCCGTGCCGAAAAATCTAAAACACGCCGTCACTTGACTGAGTTCTGGATGATGGATGCTGAGTATTCATTCTTGTCACATGATGAGTCACTTGATTTGCAAGAAGCTTATGTTAAAGCTCTTATTCAAGGTGTTATTGATCGTGCGCCACAAGCTCTTGAAATCCTTGAACGTGATGTAGATCTTCTTAAGAAATACATTGCTGAGCCATTCAAGCGCGTGTCATATGATGAAGCTATCGATCTTCTTCAAGCACATGAAAATGATGAAGATACTGATTACGAGCACCTTGAACATGGAGATGACTTTGGTTCACCACACGAAACTTGGATTTCTAACTATTTTGGTGTTCCAACATTCGTTGTTAATTATCCAGCAAGCTTCAAGGCCTTCTACATGAAACCAGTTCCTGGTAATCCTGAGCGCGTTCTTTGTGCAGACCTTTTGGCTCCAGAAGGTTATGGTGAAATCATCGGTGGTTCAATGCGTGAAGATGACTACGATGCTCTTGTAGCTAAAATGGATGAACTCGGAATGGACCGTTCAGAATACGAATTCTACCTTGACCTACGTAAATATGGTTCAGTACCACACGGTGGTTTTGGTATCGGTATTGAACGTATGGTTACTTTCGTAGCTGGAACAAAACACATCCGTGAAGCTATTCCATTCCCACGTATGTTGCACCGTATCAAACCATAA
- a CDS encoding MFS transporter: MFKRTYKGNIPLLAGLEFTSYFGITSFWILFFIQNGLSLLQIGLLESIFHGTSLLCEIPSGMLADRFSYKTNLYLARLASIGSSVLILLGQGNFWIYAIAMMVNAWSYNFDSGSSTAFLYDSAVEAGQKDRYLQISSFLSGVAEVTRTLGTVVAGFFVHGALAWTYHIAIGLSLVSILLIFLMKEPETKSDERDRLTLKRILVVVKQEWQEKPVLFYWMLTYQLLGTIMCMFYFYYQQKISDLASWQVSLIMLVGSLLNLLAVYLASQIGKKWNSNQVFPILVALTGLALLLVWLRTPFAYLSVYLLTNALYAVYQPIYYNDLQGYLPSSVRATMLSINSMMFSLSMIVIFPLTGWFIDSYGFVVVFIILGLVTLFSFPLLLIGLWKMGKIINKGTKMD; encoded by the coding sequence ATGTTTAAAAGAACTTACAAAGGCAATATTCCACTTCTAGCAGGACTGGAATTCACATCTTATTTTGGAATCACCAGTTTTTGGATTTTATTTTTCATTCAGAATGGTCTTTCCTTACTTCAAATCGGTTTACTAGAAAGTATCTTTCATGGGACAAGTCTCTTGTGTGAGATTCCATCAGGTATGTTGGCCGATCGGTTTAGCTACAAGACCAATCTCTATTTGGCTCGCTTGGCCAGTATTGGATCCTCTGTCTTGATCTTACTTGGTCAGGGAAATTTTTGGATCTATGCGATTGCCATGATGGTCAATGCTTGGTCTTACAATTTTGACTCGGGGAGCAGTACGGCTTTCTTATATGATTCAGCAGTTGAAGCAGGTCAAAAGGACCGCTATCTTCAGATTTCTAGCTTTTTGTCTGGTGTGGCAGAAGTCACCCGAACTCTAGGTACAGTTGTTGCTGGTTTCTTTGTTCACGGAGCCTTGGCCTGGACCTATCATATTGCGATTGGCCTTTCATTAGTTTCCATTCTCTTGATTTTTCTGATGAAGGAGCCAGAAACTAAGAGTGATGAAAGAGATCGCTTAACCTTAAAACGGATATTGGTGGTGGTGAAACAAGAATGGCAGGAGAAACCGGTCTTATTTTACTGGATGCTCACCTATCAACTGCTAGGAACCATCATGTGTATGTTTTATTTTTACTACCAACAGAAAATCAGTGACCTAGCCAGTTGGCAAGTATCGCTCATCATGCTTGTTGGTAGTCTCTTAAATCTTCTAGCTGTTTATCTAGCTAGTCAAATCGGGAAAAAATGGAATAGCAATCAAGTCTTTCCAATTCTGGTTGCGCTGACAGGGTTGGCCTTGCTGTTGGTATGGTTGAGAACTCCATTCGCCTATCTAAGTGTTTATCTCTTGACCAATGCACTTTATGCGGTTTATCAACCCATTTACTACAATGATTTACAAGGCTATTTACCATCCAGTGTACGGGCAACCATGCTGAGCATCAATTCGATGATGTTTAGTCTATCCATGATTGTCATCTTCCCACTGACGGGTTGGTTCATCGATAGTTATGGATTTGTAGTAGTCTTTATCATCCTGGGCCTTGTAACGCTATTCTCTTTCCCTCTCTTACTGATTGGATTGTGGAAAATGGGCAAGATAATAAATAAAGGGACAAAGATGGATTAA
- a CDS encoding RidA family protein, which yields MAKTIHTDKAPAAIGPYVQGKIVGNLLFASGQVPLSPETGEIIGETIQEQTEQVLKNVGAILAEAGTDFDHVVKTTCFLSDINDFVPFNEVYATAFTSDFPARSAVEVARLPKDVKIEIEVIAEID from the coding sequence ATGGCAAAAACTATTCATACTGATAAAGCACCAGCAGCAATCGGACCTTATGTTCAAGGTAAAATCGTAGGCAATCTTTTGTTTGCTTCTGGTCAAGTGCCATTGTCACCAGAAACAGGTGAAATCATTGGTGAAACAATTCAAGAACAGACAGAACAAGTTCTTAAAAATGTTGGTGCTATTTTGGCAGAAGCAGGTACAGACTTTGATCACGTTGTTAAAACAACTTGCTTCCTAAGTGACATTAACGATTTCGTTCCATTTAACGAAGTGTATGCAACTGCCTTTACATCTGATTTCCCTGCACGTTCTGCGGTAGAAGTGGCACGTTTGCCAAAAGATGTTAAAATTGAAATCGAAGTTATCGCTGAGATTGATTAA
- the queC gene encoding 7-cyano-7-deazaguanine synthase QueC has protein sequence MKRQSALVVFSGGQDSTTCLFWALKHYETVELVTFAYGQRHSLEIEVAKEIAQEQGLKHHVLDMSLLGQITENALTSDIEIEAEEGEVPNTFVDGRNHLFLSFAAVLAKQRGITDIVTGVCETDFSGYPDCRDVFVKSLNVTLNLAMAYDFVIQTPLMWLDKAETWALADQLGAFDYVREKTLTCYNGIIGTGCGECPACHLRQKGLEKYLAERGEA, from the coding sequence ATGAAACGTCAATCAGCTTTGGTCGTCTTTAGTGGCGGTCAAGATTCTACTACTTGCCTATTTTGGGCTCTAAAACATTATGAAACAGTTGAATTAGTTACTTTTGCTTATGGACAACGTCATAGCTTGGAAATTGAAGTAGCTAAAGAGATTGCGCAAGAACAAGGGCTTAAACACCATGTTTTGGACATGTCTTTGCTTGGTCAAATTACTGAAAATGCTTTAACATCTGATATTGAGATTGAGGCAGAAGAAGGTGAAGTTCCTAATACCTTTGTGGACGGGCGTAACCATCTCTTCCTTTCTTTTGCAGCTGTTCTAGCTAAGCAACGTGGTATTACTGATATTGTTACGGGTGTTTGTGAGACAGACTTTTCTGGTTATCCAGACTGTCGTGATGTATTTGTCAAATCGCTTAATGTCACACTTAATCTAGCCATGGCCTATGATTTTGTTATCCAAACCCCACTCATGTGGTTGGATAAGGCTGAGACTTGGGCTTTGGCTGACCAACTAGGAGCTTTTGACTATGTTCGTGAAAAAACACTAACTTGCTATAACGGTATTATTGGAACTGGTTGCGGGGAATGCCCTGCCTGCCACTTACGTCAAAAAGGTCTTGAAAAATATCTAGCAGAAAGAGGAGAAGCTTAA
- the queD gene encoding 6-carboxytetrahydropterin synthase QueD produces the protein MFFAPKEIKKETGESLVYNPHRTMVSKEFTFDAAHHLFNYEGKCKSLHGHTYHLQIAVSGYLDERGMTYDFGDLKRIYKDHLEPHLDHRYLNETLPYMNTTAENMVFWIFQTTSQHLPEERGLRLEYVRLYETPTAFAEFRREWLDD, from the coding sequence ATGTTCTTTGCACCGAAAGAAATCAAAAAAGAAACAGGTGAGTCCTTGGTTTACAATCCTCACCGTACAATGGTTTCTAAAGAGTTTACTTTTGATGCTGCCCACCATCTCTTTAATTATGAAGGTAAATGTAAATCACTTCATGGTCATACCTACCATCTTCAGATTGCAGTAAGTGGCTACTTGGATGAGCGTGGCATGACCTATGATTTTGGTGACCTTAAGCGCATTTATAAGGACCATTTGGAACCTCACTTAGATCACCGTTATCTCAATGAGACATTGCCTTATATGAATACAACTGCGGAAAATATGGTTTTCTGGATTTTCCAGACGACGAGTCAACATTTGCCAGAGGAGAGAGGACTTCGTTTGGAATATGTGCGTCTTTATGAAACACCAACAGCCTTCGCAGAGTTTAGACGGGAGTGGTTGGATGACTAG
- the queE gene encoding 7-carboxy-7-deazaguanine synthase QueE, giving the protein MTRERVLKLPVLEIFGPTFQGEGRAIGQKTMFVRTAGCDYHCDWCDSAFTWDGSEKPTRMTADEVIEALDALGTYDYVTLSGGNPALLAANMAELVSKLKARGVTLAVETQGSRWQEWLKDIDQVTLSPKPPSSKMEVNMETLDFIVSQLDPDKVTFKVPVFDDDDLAFAKMIQERYQPDVMFLSAGNPEPKAEGNIVQHQLDRLKELWETVAADDSWGNVRVLPQLHTLLYDNERGV; this is encoded by the coding sequence ATGACTAGAGAACGTGTACTCAAACTGCCAGTACTTGAAATTTTTGGACCGACCTTTCAAGGGGAAGGCCGAGCTATCGGGCAAAAGACCATGTTTGTAAGGACAGCAGGATGTGATTACCATTGTGATTGGTGTGATTCTGCCTTTACTTGGGATGGGTCAGAGAAGCCAACACGTATGACAGCTGATGAAGTTATTGAAGCTTTGGATGCGCTAGGAACTTACGACTATGTCACTCTTTCTGGAGGGAACCCAGCTCTTTTAGCGGCAAATATGGCTGAACTCGTTTCAAAACTCAAGGCTAGAGGAGTAACTTTGGCCGTTGAGACACAGGGTTCTCGCTGGCAGGAGTGGTTAAAGGATATTGATCAAGTAACCTTAAGTCCTAAACCACCATCATCCAAGATGGAAGTCAATATGGAAACCCTTGACTTTATTGTTTCACAACTTGATCCTGATAAAGTTACCTTTAAGGTTCCTGTTTTCGACGATGATGATTTAGCCTTTGCTAAAATGATTCAAGAACGTTATCAGCCAGATGTCATGTTTCTTTCGGCTGGTAATCCTGAACCGAAAGCAGAAGGTAATATTGTCCAACATCAATTAGATCGCCTCAAAGAGCTTTGGGAGACAGTAGCCGCTGACGACTCGTGGGGCAATGTGCGTGTTCTCCCTCAGCTTCATACTCTACTCTATGATAATGAGCGCGGTGTCTAA
- the queF gene encoding preQ(1) synthase, whose amino-acid sequence MSQQEEMKNLTLLGNKETPYIFEYSPQVLESFDNRHTDNDYFIKFNCPEFTSLCPITGQPDFASIYISYIPDQLCVESKSLKLYLFSYRNHGDFHENCINTIGKDLVELLNPRYLEVWGKFTPRGGISIDPYYNYGRPETKYEKMAEQRLFNHDLYPENIDNR is encoded by the coding sequence ATGTCACAACAAGAAGAAATGAAAAACCTCACTCTCCTTGGTAATAAGGAGACACCTTATATTTTTGAATACTCTCCACAAGTCTTGGAGTCTTTTGATAATCGTCATACTGATAATGATTACTTTATCAAATTCAACTGTCCAGAATTTACGTCACTTTGTCCTATTACTGGGCAACCTGATTTTGCCAGTATTTATATTTCTTATATTCCAGACCAGCTTTGCGTTGAGTCTAAATCTCTAAAGCTTTACCTATTTAGTTACCGTAATCACGGAGACTTCCATGAAAACTGTATTAATACCATTGGTAAAGATTTGGTGGAGCTTTTGAACCCTCGTTACTTGGAAGTTTGGGGTAAATTTACACCTCGCGGTGGTATCTCGATTGACCCTTATTATAATTACGGTCGTCCAGAAACTAAGTATGAAAAGATGGCAGAGCAACGTCTCTTTAATCACGATCTTTACCCAGAAAATATTGATAATCGTTAA